In one window of Chryseobacterium sp. JV274 DNA:
- a CDS encoding TetR/AcrR family transcriptional regulator, which yields MKSPRERIIETTFQLFARQGYNSTGINQIISEAEVAKASFYQYFKSKEDLCVEFLKVRHEYWFNELHNFLAKEQDSKSKTTKAFDFLVYMNEKENFRGCSFLNILSEIPMDNIKILSVIQSHKADLRNYFSELIDDDELSDHVYMLFESSIIESQLFKSNELIEKSKKIVTNLIQ from the coding sequence ATGAAATCCCCAAGAGAAAGAATTATAGAAACCACATTTCAATTGTTCGCAAGACAAGGCTATAATTCTACCGGAATCAATCAGATTATTTCAGAAGCAGAAGTTGCCAAGGCAAGCTTTTATCAGTATTTTAAATCCAAAGAAGACCTTTGTGTAGAATTTCTGAAGGTAAGACATGAATATTGGTTCAATGAACTCCATAACTTCTTAGCAAAAGAACAAGATTCAAAATCTAAAACTACCAAAGCTTTCGATTTTCTGGTCTATATGAATGAAAAGGAAAACTTTCGGGGATGCAGTTTCCTGAATATTTTATCAGAAATCCCAATGGATAATATTAAAATTCTGAGTGTCATTCAGTCCCATAAAGCTGATCTCAGAAACTATTTTTCAGAATTGATAGATGATGATGAACTATCCGACCATGTTTATATGCTTTTTGAGAGCAGTATCATAGAAAGCCAGCTTTTCAAATCCAATGAATTAATTGAAAAATCAAAAAAAATAGTCACCAATTTAATACAATAA
- a CDS encoding nuclear transport factor 2 family protein yields MEQKHPLPPFTLETALEKIQLAEDAWNSQNPEKVSKAYTSNSEWRNRDTFVNGREEIVAFLQKKWDKELHYKLKKEYWAHTDNRIAVRFEYEYQAKDGNWFRAYGNENWEFDENGLMAKRYASINDLAINEEDRKFR; encoded by the coding sequence ATGGAACAAAAACACCCGCTTCCACCTTTCACTCTTGAAACGGCATTGGAAAAAATTCAATTGGCTGAAGATGCCTGGAACAGTCAGAATCCTGAAAAAGTTTCTAAAGCATACACCAGCAACAGCGAATGGAGAAACAGAGATACCTTTGTGAATGGTAGAGAAGAGATTGTAGCATTTCTTCAAAAGAAATGGGATAAAGAACTTCATTATAAGCTTAAAAAAGAATATTGGGCACACACGGATAATCGCATTGCGGTTCGCTTTGAATATGAATATCAGGCCAAAGATGGAAACTGGTTCAGGGCGTATGGAAACGAGAACTGGGAGTTTGATGAAAATGGGCTGATGGCGAAAAGATATGCAAGTATCAATGATTTGGCTATCAACGAAGAAGATCGAAAGTTCAGATAA
- a CDS encoding TerC/Alx family metal homeostasis membrane protein, which produces MEHQSILELHPGLVWGFAITVVIMLLLDLGVFNKKSHEVSSKEATIWSIVWISLSMVFSGVVYWVFNTDGSPESHALAIEKFTQYQAAYWIEKALSVDNLFVFILVFGFFKVPKYLHHKVLFWGIIGALIFRAIFIFAGVGLINLTYLPEMNIFGKAVQINIVMALFGLFLVYAGIKSWGDGGDDDDEDYSNTAGARLIKSFWKVSDNYDGDKFFTIQNGIKMATPLLVVVGVIEFTDVLFAVDSIPAIFAISNDPFILYTSNIFAILGLRSLYFLLANFIHMFSKLPYGLAIILSFIGVKMLIAPWIHITSPVSLGIVGGVLVISVLLSIIFPEKEEEKKEELEEK; this is translated from the coding sequence GTGGAACATCAAAGTATTTTAGAACTGCACCCAGGTCTGGTGTGGGGATTTGCAATAACAGTCGTTATCATGCTGCTCCTGGACTTAGGGGTATTTAATAAAAAAAGTCATGAAGTCTCTTCCAAAGAAGCTACCATATGGTCTATCGTGTGGATTTCGCTTTCAATGGTTTTTTCAGGAGTGGTGTATTGGGTATTCAATACCGATGGAAGCCCTGAAAGCCATGCTTTGGCAATAGAAAAATTTACACAGTATCAGGCCGCCTATTGGATTGAAAAAGCCTTGTCTGTAGATAATTTATTTGTATTTATCCTTGTTTTCGGTTTCTTCAAAGTTCCGAAATACCTTCATCACAAGGTTCTTTTCTGGGGAATCATCGGTGCATTGATCTTCAGGGCTATATTCATCTTTGCAGGAGTAGGATTGATCAATCTGACTTATCTTCCTGAAATGAATATTTTTGGTAAAGCTGTACAAATCAATATCGTTATGGCACTGTTCGGATTATTTCTTGTGTATGCGGGTATCAAATCATGGGGCGACGGTGGCGACGATGACGACGAAGATTACAGCAATACAGCAGGAGCAAGACTGATCAAGAGTTTCTGGAAAGTTTCTGACAACTATGACGGAGATAAATTCTTCACCATTCAGAACGGAATCAAAATGGCAACTCCTCTTTTAGTGGTAGTAGGGGTTATCGAATTTACTGACGTTCTTTTCGCGGTAGACTCTATTCCGGCTATTTTTGCGATTTCTAATGACCCTTTCATCCTTTATACATCGAATATCTTTGCGATTTTAGGATTAAGATCATTATATTTCCTGTTAGCGAACTTTATCCACATGTTCAGCAAACTTCCTTATGGATTGGCGATTATCCTTTCCTTTATTGGAGTTAAAATGCTTATTGCACCATGGATTCATATTACGTCTCCGGTTTCTTTAGGAATTGTAGGAGGAGTATTAGTGATCTCTGTTCTTTTATCCATCATCTTCCCTGAAAAAGAAGAAGAGAAGAAAGAAGAATTAGAAGAAAAATAA
- a CDS encoding SulP family inorganic anion transporter translates to MKNTIGLFDFSKKINYKNELLAGFTVAMTMIPESLSFAILAGLSPLTGLYAAFMMGLVTAVLGGRPGMVSGGAGATIVVLIALIKSHGIEYLFATVALAGILQMLVGVFKLGKFVRLIPQPVMYGFLNGLAIIIFMAQVEQFKTTDSSGAVNWLQGMSLYIMAGLTVLTIAVVYFFPKITKAVPASLVAIIIVFAVVLGFDIPTKTVADIAHISGNLPGFHIPQIPFSLETLQIIFPYALIMAGVGLIESLLTLSMVDEITNTKGSANKESVAQGLANITNGFFGGMGGCAMVAQTLVNLNAGSRARLSGIIASLLILIIILCGAPVIEKIPMAALVGVMMMVAISTFQWVSIRIVNKMPKSDIFVGVTVALITVILHNLALAVLIGVIISALVFAWDNAKRIRARKHVDENGVKYYEIYGPLFFGSVTAFTDKFDPMNDPEQVIVDFKESRIVDMSAIEALGKLSNRYKEQNKTLHLRHLSEDCRKILKNAEAVVEVNIQEDPTYKVMPEK, encoded by the coding sequence ATGAAAAATACTATAGGCTTATTCGACTTTTCGAAGAAAATAAATTATAAAAATGAACTGCTGGCCGGTTTTACGGTAGCGATGACGATGATTCCCGAATCTCTTTCATTTGCTATCCTTGCCGGTTTGTCCCCGCTTACAGGGCTTTACGCCGCTTTTATGATGGGACTGGTAACAGCTGTTTTGGGAGGAAGACCGGGAATGGTTTCCGGAGGAGCTGGTGCAACCATTGTTGTATTGATTGCTCTCATAAAGTCTCATGGCATAGAATATCTTTTTGCTACTGTAGCACTGGCCGGAATACTTCAAATGCTCGTAGGTGTATTTAAATTGGGGAAATTTGTGAGACTGATTCCACAACCGGTTATGTATGGATTCCTGAACGGATTGGCCATTATTATCTTTATGGCGCAGGTGGAACAGTTCAAAACTACAGACAGCAGTGGAGCTGTAAACTGGCTGCAGGGAATGTCTTTGTATATAATGGCTGGTTTAACTGTCTTGACGATCGCCGTAGTCTACTTTTTTCCAAAGATAACGAAAGCAGTTCCTGCCTCTCTTGTAGCCATTATTATTGTCTTTGCTGTAGTTCTTGGATTTGATATTCCAACCAAAACAGTAGCAGATATTGCTCATATCAGTGGAAACCTTCCTGGTTTTCACATTCCGCAGATTCCTTTTTCTCTGGAAACTTTACAAATTATTTTTCCATATGCTTTAATTATGGCCGGAGTAGGTCTTATCGAATCTCTTCTGACATTATCCATGGTGGATGAAATCACAAATACGAAAGGAAGTGCAAATAAAGAATCCGTAGCACAGGGATTAGCCAATATTACCAACGGTTTCTTTGGTGGAATGGGTGGTTGTGCAATGGTAGCGCAGACTTTGGTCAATCTTAATGCAGGTTCAAGAGCGAGATTGTCAGGAATAATAGCATCGCTTCTTATTTTAATAATCATTTTGTGTGGAGCACCTGTCATTGAAAAAATTCCCATGGCTGCTTTGGTAGGAGTCATGATGATGGTAGCAATCAGTACTTTTCAATGGGTATCGATCAGGATTGTTAATAAAATGCCGAAATCAGATATTTTTGTTGGGGTTACTGTAGCTTTAATTACTGTGATTTTACATAACCTGGCTTTAGCTGTTTTAATTGGTGTTATCATCTCAGCATTGGTTTTTGCCTGGGATAATGCCAAAAGAATCAGGGCAAGAAAGCATGTAGATGAAAACGGAGTTAAATACTACGAAATATATGGACCTTTGTTTTTTGGTTCAGTGACAGCATTTACAGATAAATTTGATCCAATGAATGATCCAGAGCAAGTGATTGTTGATTTTAAAGAAAGCCGTATTGTGGATATGAGTGCGATAGAAGCGTTAGGTAAGCTATCTAACCGTTATAAAGAACAAAATAAAACATTACACTTAAGGCATCTCAGTGAAGACTGCCGGAAAATATTGAAAAATGCCGAAGCAGTAGTGGAAGTGAATATTCAGGAAGATCCAACTTATAAAGTGATGCCGGAAAAATAG
- the fusA gene encoding elongation factor G → MKYNTRNIGIIAHVDAGKTTLSERILYYTGLIHKIGNVDDGNTTMDKDIQERNRGITISSAAISTQWKKDNNVYNINLIDTPGHIDFAVEVERSLRVLDSVVAVFCASSGVQPQTENVWFQAEKHGISKVCFINKMDRVGADFFAVLNDIRNKLNAVPMALQIPIGAEVHFEGVIDLIKMKALYWADENGETIVEKEIPDNSIAEADEYRTTLLETLAEYDETFFEIFMDNEQNITVEMISEAIQRVCRSGSAVLVLCGSAFKNKGIQPLLDAVVTYLPAPDQLADLQGKDPHTQEMITLERNEAAAFSGLVFKVLIDKHMGRLAMLRVYSGTIKSGDTLLNVRTGETFRISRILQMQSDKTLSLEEAKAGDIVALTGIKDAKTGDSLSSSDKPILLEAITIPTPVIRIAIEPKTNGDEKSFGLVLAKIQEEDPSLVVERDAQTGETLLSGLGELHLEVTLEKIRLNHGIEINRGKPKVSYREILTETKVHREKLSKQNGGSGQFADISFEIGPGNDHEHRLEFINMIKGGVIPTEFIPSVEKGFREAMENGPLKGYPLENMKVTLLDGSFHAQDSAAFDFEIAAREGFKAAAKGCNPKLMEPIMQVEIQSIEEYTGAVTADINRRRGIITSIDEKSGRKIFAAEVPLASTFGYISDLRTLTSGRASISMRLSHYALVPDFIANTLIT, encoded by the coding sequence ATGAAATACAATACACGAAATATAGGGATCATAGCACATGTAGATGCGGGAAAAACAACTTTATCGGAACGAATTCTTTATTACACAGGACTCATTCATAAAATCGGTAATGTAGATGATGGAAATACCACCATGGATAAAGATATTCAGGAAAGAAACAGAGGGATTACGATTTCTTCTGCTGCAATTTCTACCCAATGGAAAAAAGATAATAATGTGTACAATATCAACCTTATTGACACTCCGGGACACATTGATTTTGCGGTGGAAGTGGAACGTTCTCTAAGGGTTCTGGATAGCGTTGTTGCCGTTTTCTGTGCCTCTTCCGGTGTTCAGCCACAAACTGAGAATGTTTGGTTTCAGGCAGAAAAACACGGAATCTCCAAAGTTTGTTTCATCAATAAAATGGACAGAGTTGGGGCAGACTTTTTTGCGGTTCTCAATGATATAAGAAACAAACTGAATGCTGTTCCTATGGCTCTTCAGATTCCGATTGGAGCTGAAGTACATTTTGAAGGCGTTATTGATCTTATCAAAATGAAAGCTTTATACTGGGCCGATGAAAACGGAGAAACCATTGTGGAAAAAGAAATCCCTGACAATTCTATTGCTGAGGCAGATGAGTACAGAACAACCTTACTGGAAACGCTTGCAGAATACGATGAGACTTTCTTTGAAATCTTTATGGATAATGAACAAAACATCACCGTTGAAATGATTTCGGAAGCTATACAAAGAGTCTGCAGATCCGGATCGGCTGTTCTCGTTTTATGTGGTTCTGCTTTTAAAAATAAAGGAATCCAGCCTCTACTTGATGCTGTCGTAACTTATCTTCCGGCTCCTGATCAGCTTGCTGACCTGCAGGGAAAAGACCCTCACACACAGGAAATGATAACATTGGAAAGAAATGAAGCTGCTGCTTTTTCAGGGCTTGTTTTCAAAGTATTGATTGATAAACATATGGGAAGGCTGGCTATGCTTCGTGTATATTCCGGAACAATAAAATCAGGGGATACTTTATTGAATGTAAGAACGGGTGAAACCTTCAGGATTTCAAGAATCTTACAAATGCAGTCGGATAAAACGTTATCGTTGGAAGAAGCTAAAGCAGGAGATATTGTTGCTTTAACCGGAATAAAGGATGCCAAAACCGGAGATTCTTTATCTTCTTCGGATAAACCGATATTATTGGAAGCGATTACAATTCCAACTCCTGTTATCAGGATAGCTATTGAACCGAAAACCAATGGCGACGAGAAATCTTTTGGCTTGGTACTGGCAAAAATCCAGGAGGAAGATCCTTCTTTGGTGGTTGAAAGAGACGCTCAAACCGGAGAAACTTTATTAAGTGGATTAGGAGAGCTTCACCTTGAGGTCACTTTGGAAAAGATCCGTCTGAATCATGGTATTGAAATTAATCGGGGAAAACCTAAAGTTTCTTACCGTGAGATCTTAACGGAAACCAAAGTTCACAGAGAAAAGCTTTCCAAACAAAACGGAGGAAGTGGTCAGTTTGCTGACATCAGCTTTGAAATTGGACCAGGAAATGATCATGAACATAGATTGGAATTTATCAATATGATCAAAGGAGGAGTTATTCCCACTGAATTTATTCCTTCTGTTGAAAAAGGATTCAGAGAAGCTATGGAAAACGGACCTTTAAAGGGATATCCTCTGGAAAACATGAAGGTCACTCTTCTGGATGGTTCTTTCCACGCTCAGGATTCTGCTGCATTTGATTTTGAAATTGCCGCAAGAGAAGGATTCAAAGCGGCAGCAAAAGGATGTAATCCCAAACTGATGGAACCTATCATGCAGGTAGAGATTCAAAGTATTGAGGAATACACGGGTGCTGTCACTGCGGATATCAACAGAAGAAGAGGAATTATCACTTCTATTGATGAAAAATCAGGAAGAAAGATTTTTGCAGCAGAAGTTCCGTTAGCTTCAACTTTCGGATATATTTCTGATCTGAGAACATTGACGAGCGGAAGAGCTTCCATCAGCATGAGATTATCACACTATGCTTTAGTGCCTGATTTTATCGCGAATACATTAATCACCTAA
- a CDS encoding phosphoribosyltransferase family protein, with translation MNKRYSLHHIHSADEFTFSPAEYSYFKYGDKSYAEKFARELFDGFISENEELFNTDKEIVVLPSPYMAIPTASNFLCFYFKKHLDFYLFQKGKKSSILSKINRNHTYITDYGNLNFEDRKNLIANDTYYIDKDFLRGKLCIFIDDIKITGSHEYTVNRILNEYSVEADFIFMYYAELMNFDLDPKIENFFNYYAVKNVKHVAEVMNKESFQFNTRIVKYILGLDSSNFDYLTSKVKKEQMDLLLELAISNNYHLIKEYENNINTLTQTELYYGY, from the coding sequence ATGAATAAAAGATACAGCTTACACCACATTCATTCGGCGGATGAGTTTACTTTCTCACCTGCGGAATACAGCTATTTCAAGTATGGCGATAAGTCGTATGCTGAAAAATTTGCAAGAGAATTATTCGACGGATTTATTTCTGAAAATGAGGAGCTTTTTAATACTGATAAAGAGATTGTAGTGCTGCCAAGCCCATATATGGCGATTCCTACAGCTTCCAACTTTTTATGCTTTTACTTTAAGAAACATCTGGATTTTTATCTGTTTCAGAAAGGAAAGAAGTCGAGTATTTTATCTAAGATCAATCGTAATCACACTTATATTACAGATTATGGGAATCTGAATTTTGAAGATCGGAAAAATCTGATCGCAAATGATACTTATTATATTGATAAGGATTTTTTGAGAGGAAAACTTTGTATTTTTATAGACGATATAAAAATCACGGGAAGCCATGAATATACAGTCAACAGAATTCTGAATGAATATAGTGTAGAAGCAGACTTTATATTCATGTATTACGCTGAACTGATGAATTTTGACCTTGATCCTAAAATTGAAAACTTTTTCAATTACTATGCCGTGAAAAATGTAAAACATGTTGCAGAAGTGATGAACAAAGAAAGTTTTCAGTTCAATACAAGGATTGTAAAATATATTTTAGGCCTGGATTCAAGTAATTTTGATTATCTTACGTCTAAAGTAAAAAAAGAACAGATGGATCTGCTTTTGGAGCTGGCTATCAGCAACAATTATCATTTAATAAAAGAATACGAAAATAACATCAATACTTTAACACAAACGGAATTATATTATGGCTATTAA
- a CDS encoding toxic anion resistance protein, with translation MDNKENQPIDPLGSIEPLKTFEPTPMVPPTPAQPVQNAAPAVLVDREGNVNLTQLQSEERQKYEVLANSIDEANPGSIVNFGAELQKTLTNQSDSFLGNVRRSNSGEVGGLINDLLVELNYVDVEELNGNKVKSFLSKLPFMKKVITQVENLFTKYDKIINNIEQISYKVNAGIITSTKDNAVLQTIFESNVNSIKQIEDLVIAGNLRMERAAVELAQMETAPQNFQDYQIADKRDFIARLDRRMADLKVVRVIMMQSLPQIRLVQNNNVSIAEKAQTILTTTLPVWKNQLSLAVAMYRQQQNIEIQQKVSSTTEEILRKNAERLGQNSVNVARANEQTIVSVETLKETTSMLINTLNEVKQIQKQGADNRRKLDQDLQTLEHELKANVRG, from the coding sequence ATGGACAATAAGGAAAATCAACCCATAGATCCACTAGGATCAATAGAACCTCTTAAAACCTTTGAACCTACTCCAATGGTTCCGCCAACACCGGCTCAGCCTGTCCAAAACGCAGCGCCGGCGGTTCTTGTAGACAGAGAAGGAAATGTAAATCTGACGCAGCTGCAGTCAGAAGAACGTCAGAAATATGAAGTTCTGGCGAACTCTATTGATGAAGCTAATCCTGGTTCCATCGTGAATTTTGGGGCGGAACTTCAGAAAACATTAACCAACCAGAGTGACAGCTTCTTAGGAAACGTAAGAAGATCCAACTCAGGTGAAGTAGGAGGGCTTATCAATGATCTTTTGGTAGAGCTTAATTATGTGGATGTTGAAGAGCTTAATGGAAATAAAGTGAAAAGTTTCCTAAGTAAATTACCATTCATGAAAAAGGTAATAACTCAGGTAGAGAACTTGTTTACAAAATATGATAAGATCATCAATAATATTGAGCAGATCTCTTATAAAGTAAACGCAGGAATCATTACTTCCACAAAAGATAATGCTGTACTTCAGACTATCTTTGAAAGCAATGTGAATTCTATCAAGCAGATTGAAGATCTTGTGATTGCAGGAAATCTAAGAATGGAAAGAGCTGCAGTAGAACTTGCTCAGATGGAAACTGCCCCTCAGAATTTTCAGGATTATCAGATTGCAGATAAAAGAGATTTTATCGCACGATTAGACAGAAGAATGGCTGATCTTAAGGTGGTGCGTGTGATCATGATGCAGTCGCTTCCACAGATCAGGCTCGTACAGAATAACAACGTTTCTATTGCTGAAAAAGCACAGACTATTCTTACCACTACACTTCCTGTATGGAAAAACCAGCTTTCACTTGCTGTGGCGATGTACAGACAGCAGCAGAATATTGAGATCCAGCAGAAAGTGTCTTCTACTACAGAAGAGATCTTAAGAAAGAATGCGGAACGTCTTGGACAGAATTCTGTGAATGTTGCCAGAGCGAACGAGCAGACTATCGTATCTGTGGAAACATTAAAAGAAACAACATCAATGCTTATCAATACATTGAATGAAGTGAAACAAATCCAGAAACAGGGAGCAGATAACAGAAGAAAACTGGATCAGGATCTTCAGACATTGGAGCATGAACTTAAAGCGAATGTCAGAGGTTAA
- a CDS encoding TerD family protein, which translates to MAINLQKGQRINLKKENGAELSQACVGINWGAIEKKGFFGTKKEAVDLDGSCILYDSNKNVTEVIYFGNLKSRNGSVKHSGDDLTGDVNGDDGLDNEVITVDFSQLEPNVEHVALVLNSYRGQDFGTIPFASIRIYEGTPTNVREVFAKYDIANDASFNGHVAMVMGVFYKRNGEWKFNAIGDPTADKKLEQTIQTVQMNYL; encoded by the coding sequence ATGGCTATCAACTTACAAAAAGGTCAGAGAATTAACCTTAAAAAAGAAAATGGAGCTGAGCTTTCCCAAGCTTGTGTAGGAATCAACTGGGGAGCAATTGAAAAGAAAGGATTTTTTGGAACTAAAAAAGAAGCAGTAGACTTAGACGGAAGCTGTATTTTATATGATTCAAACAAAAACGTTACTGAAGTAATCTATTTTGGAAATCTTAAATCCAGAAACGGATCTGTAAAACACAGCGGAGATGATCTTACCGGTGACGTAAACGGAGATGACGGATTGGATAACGAGGTGATCACAGTAGATTTCAGCCAACTGGAGCCGAATGTAGAGCACGTAGCACTGGTACTGAACAGCTATAGAGGCCAGGACTTCGGAACAATTCCTTTTGCTTCTATCCGTATTTATGAAGGAACACCTACCAATGTGAGAGAAGTGTTTGCAAAATATGATATTGCAAATGATGCTTCTTTCAACGGACATGTTGCCATGGTAATGGGTGTTTTCTATAAGAGAAACGGAGAATGGAAATTCAACGCTATCGGAGATCCTACAGCAGACAAAAAGCTGGAGCAGACGATCCAGACGGTACAGATGAATTATCTATAA
- a CDS encoding catalase yields the protein MPNPLKYNKKFDELNEEEKKLLEINKKTIADFVEQSSSISDVNYATRNAHAKTYAVAKGTFWIEPDIPESLHPFFDKEKFDLTIRFSNAQLKIKNSKKDIPAYGFAVQIKDENSGLLANYPLVNFPLFPVSSVSTFLKLFTAINRVYMKQWSSLFSMFVQLIKTLPSLLTGDMLRNMLMLIGKRNDFILSFDYYSVGAYRLGDQIIKIKLSPQSVDKNTGRKQKIKDSLTNYLQTHDFTADVMIQICYDLKDQPVNKLNVEWKNSPFIKIGEVRINKDSLLDSRNCTNELLSFNPFESKMFFQPVGKIQKLRDEAYKISLQTRRKINKLLHGKNS from the coding sequence ATGCCAAATCCATTAAAATATAATAAGAAGTTTGATGAACTGAATGAGGAGGAAAAAAAGCTTCTTGAAATCAATAAAAAAACAATTGCTGATTTTGTTGAGCAGTCCTCTTCCATCAGTGACGTCAATTATGCAACCCGAAACGCCCATGCTAAAACATATGCCGTAGCAAAGGGAACGTTCTGGATTGAACCTGATATCCCGGAATCACTGCATCCTTTTTTTGATAAGGAAAAATTCGATCTGACTATACGATTTTCCAATGCTCAGTTGAAAATTAAGAATTCAAAAAAAGATATTCCGGCGTATGGCTTTGCTGTACAAATCAAGGATGAGAACAGTGGATTACTTGCCAACTATCCATTGGTGAATTTTCCTTTGTTCCCTGTCAGTTCTGTTTCTACTTTTCTGAAATTGTTTACAGCAATTAATCGGGTTTATATGAAGCAATGGAGCAGTTTATTTTCTATGTTTGTTCAGCTGATCAAAACACTGCCCTCTTTATTGACAGGCGATATGCTTCGTAATATGCTTATGCTTATTGGGAAAAGAAATGATTTTATCCTGTCCTTTGATTATTATTCTGTAGGAGCTTACCGACTGGGAGATCAGATCATTAAAATAAAGTTAAGTCCTCAATCTGTTGATAAAAATACAGGCAGGAAGCAGAAGATCAAAGATTCTTTGACAAACTATCTTCAAACTCATGATTTCACTGCAGATGTTATGATACAGATTTGTTATGATTTAAAAGATCAACCGGTCAACAAACTGAATGTTGAATGGAAAAATTCTCCATTTATTAAAATTGGTGAAGTCAGAATCAACAAAGATTCCTTATTGGATTCACGCAATTGCACGAATGAGCTTCTTTCATTCAATCCTTTTGAAAGTAAAATGTTCTTCCAGCCCGTAGGGAAAATACAGAAACTGCGTGATGAGGCTTATAAAATTTCTTTGCAAACGCGAAGAAAGATTAACAAACTGCTGCATGGGAAAAACAGTTAA
- a CDS encoding TerD family protein, whose amino-acid sequence MAINLQKGQRENINAPKFTVGLGWDINNTSTGTGFDLDASLFLLGDDKKLVSDNHFIFYNNLESPDKSVIHTGDNLTGEGSGDDEQIKIDLTKIDDAIKEITVVVTIHEADSRKQNFGQVRNSFIRIFNTDTNEEILKYELDEDFSIETAVEFGRIYNRNGEWKFEAVGAGQRDGLDKFVSIYQK is encoded by the coding sequence ATGGCTATTAACTTACAAAAAGGACAAAGAGAAAATATTAACGCACCTAAATTTACTGTAGGTTTAGGATGGGATATCAATAATACTTCTACAGGAACAGGATTCGACCTTGATGCATCTTTATTTTTGCTGGGGGACGACAAAAAATTAGTTTCAGATAACCACTTTATTTTCTATAACAACCTTGAGTCTCCGGACAAATCTGTAATTCACACAGGAGATAATCTTACAGGAGAAGGGTCAGGTGATGATGAGCAGATCAAAATTGATCTTACAAAAATTGATGATGCGATCAAAGAAATTACAGTAGTGGTAACCATTCACGAAGCAGATTCAAGGAAACAAAATTTTGGACAGGTAAGAAATTCTTTCATCAGAATTTTCAATACAGATACGAATGAAGAGATCTTAAAATATGAATTAGACGAAGATTTCTCAATCGAAACCGCTGTAGAATTCGGAAGAATCTACAACAGAAACGGAGAATGGAAATTTGAGGCTGTAGGTGCAGGACAAAGAGATGGCCTTGACAAATTTGTATCAATTTATCAGAAGTAA
- a CDS encoding HAD family hydrolase: MKTDIDIHKHCHFSFDLWLTLIKSHPEFKTKRVELFSSFFNVEKPMNEVAKTVKYYDDLCNTINEVTGGNIDTFEIYLMILGSLDVDVKLLTKEKLNEFYSKSEELFLEYRPVVIFENIHNFFEDIKNQGKTINILSNTGFIKGKTMRKFLIHEKLDQYIDFHIYSDEINCSKPNPLIFQEVKNNIKDQDLPLHQILHIGDNLVADYQGAKDFGFSAHLLKH; this comes from the coding sequence TTGAAAACAGATATCGACATCCATAAACACTGTCATTTTTCCTTTGACCTGTGGCTCACTTTAATAAAATCTCATCCTGAATTTAAAACAAAAAGAGTTGAGCTGTTCTCCTCATTTTTCAATGTAGAAAAACCGATGAATGAAGTTGCGAAAACCGTAAAATATTATGATGATCTTTGCAATACCATTAATGAAGTGACAGGAGGGAATATAGACACTTTTGAGATTTATCTGATGATTCTTGGTTCTCTGGATGTAGATGTAAAACTTTTGACTAAAGAAAAGCTTAATGAGTTTTATAGCAAAAGTGAAGAATTGTTTCTGGAATACAGGCCAGTTGTGATTTTTGAAAATATTCACAATTTTTTTGAGGATATCAAAAATCAGGGGAAGACTATTAATATTCTGAGCAACACAGGGTTCATCAAGGGAAAAACCATGAGGAAATTTCTGATCCATGAAAAGCTGGATCAGTACATAGATTTTCATATCTATTCTGATGAAATTAACTGTTCCAAACCGAATCCGCTCATTTTCCAGGAAGTGAAAAATAACATCAAGGATCAGGATTTGCCGCTGCATCAGATCCTGCATATCGGAGACAATCTGGTAGCAGATTATCAGGGAGCAAAAGACTTTGGTTTCAGTGCACACTTACTTAAACACTAA